One stretch of Dehalococcoidia bacterium DNA includes these proteins:
- a CDS encoding YgiT-type zinc finger protein — MPLLHKCPTCAGELVDKRVEELVKGGVNFAEVTVPAEVCLRCGLRLFDPDTVRLLERIAKQLSAQEVEDFEPMGRSFRVLV; from the coding sequence TTGCCCCTACTCCACAAGTGTCCCACATGTGCCGGAGAACTTGTCGACAAGCGTGTAGAGGAGCTCGTAAAGGGCGGAGTCAACTTCGCAGAGGTAACTGTCCCGGCCGAAGTGTGTCTGCGTTGCGGTCTGCGCCTGTTTGACCCCGACACGGTGCGCCTACTCGAACGGATCGCAAAGCAACTCAGCGCACAGGAAGTCGAAGATTTCGAACCGATGGGAAGATCGTTCCGAGTCCTTGTCTGA